Proteins co-encoded in one Actinoallomurus bryophytorum genomic window:
- a CDS encoding helix-turn-helix transcriptional regulator: MNRDDLADFLRRARARLTPRDVGLVEGPRRRTPGLRREEVAALAAMSADYYMRLEQARSPQPSVQMLAALTSALRLTTDERDHLYLLAGHRPPEGARAGEYLRPSMLYVLDRLDSVPVQVLSDLGDLLAHNDMAQALFGCVCTVAREDRNIVLRWFTEPDVRNHFAAEEHEEQARQLVADLRAAVTHRGNDAASRALVTRLRAASAEFAALWDRHEVAVRRSHPYRLVHPELGRIEFDCEVLATPATDQRLRVFTPPPGGTDALDMLRVLGPQHRHDTAATRT; encoded by the coding sequence ATGAACCGCGACGACCTCGCCGACTTCCTGCGCCGCGCCCGTGCGCGGCTGACTCCACGGGACGTCGGACTGGTCGAGGGGCCGAGGCGGCGTACTCCGGGACTGCGCCGCGAGGAGGTCGCGGCGCTCGCCGCGATGTCGGCCGACTATTACATGCGGCTCGAGCAGGCCAGGAGCCCGCAGCCCTCGGTCCAGATGCTGGCCGCGCTGACGAGCGCGCTGCGGCTGACCACCGACGAGCGCGACCACCTGTACCTCCTCGCCGGGCACCGCCCGCCGGAGGGGGCACGGGCCGGGGAGTACCTGCGGCCGAGCATGCTGTACGTCCTCGATCGGCTGGACAGCGTCCCGGTGCAGGTCCTGAGCGACCTGGGCGACCTGCTGGCGCACAACGACATGGCGCAGGCGTTGTTCGGGTGCGTGTGCACGGTGGCACGGGAGGACCGCAACATCGTGCTGCGCTGGTTCACCGAGCCGGACGTGCGAAACCACTTCGCCGCCGAAGAGCACGAGGAGCAGGCCCGGCAGCTGGTCGCCGACCTGCGCGCCGCGGTGACCCACCGCGGGAACGACGCGGCGTCACGCGCACTCGTCACGCGGCTCCGCGCGGCCAGCGCCGAGTTCGCGGCACTCTGGGACCGCCACGAGGTCGCGGTGCGCAGGTCGCACCCGTACCGGCTCGTGCATCCCGAGCTCGGCAGGATCGAGTTCGACTGCGAAGTGCTGGCGACGCCCGCCACGGACCAGCGACTGCGGGTCTTCACCCCGCCGCCCGGCGGCACCGACGCGCTGGACATGCTGCGTGTGCTCGGCCCCCAGCACCGGCACGACACCGCGGCGACGCGCACCTGA